The DNA region GGGTTCACAGAAGTTCTAGGGCAGGATGGAAGTGGTCTGTCAATTTGGAGGAAAGGGGAAGCCagcccttccttctccttctcttagGACTATGACTTGGCCAAGCCTTTTCCCTGTAGTCTGTTACCCAGAGGATGTAGCCACCCCCATTCATGTACCGGGTGCTGTGGGAAAAATTCCTTGTAGCCGCCTTTGAGGATATACATCTCCGGGTAGTATAGGCTGGGGTAGTCATTGGCTGCACGGTCTCGTTCCCTGATAAATCGGCACCTGGAACATTACAGTGGGGGATGGGGGGATCAGAGCTGGCCATGTGGTGGGGTCTAGATGAGAGGACTTGTTCCCTCATCTTTACACTTTGTTtggaaatattcaagaaaaaaaattgttcctttgAAGGCCTTGGGAAAGCCACagaaggttttctttttaaatttttgtaacctttattttatttttatgtggtgctaagacttgaacccagagcctcacacatgctaggcaagtggtctgccactgagctcaagccccagccccagcccacatacaAGTTTTTGAGCACAAGAATATCAGCCAGTAGAGGATAAGTCTGCTGGTCTTTATTGGGCAAAGAGGCTGGGGTGATGGCAGGAGGGAGGTGGTAAGCTCtctttccagagagcagttgCACAATATTCAGTAGAGAAATCTGTGGCCTAGCCCAGGAAAGAGGAAGCAGGGAGGTGATGAGTGGACACAATTCAAGAGATATATTCAGGGCTCCTGAAACAGACCAGCAAAGGACCAGAGACACAGGCTGAAAGGCTTGGCTCACCCCTCTGGCCATTCCAACAGCTCCAGCACCTACAAGCCTGAGCAGGAAAGGCCAAGGGCAGGCACTAGCAGGCTGGGCAGACAAAGCTGGGACTCACATGCGGGGCCCACGCTCAGATGAGAATTCACAGTGGAAAATGAGGATGATTCTCTTGTCCAGGTTACAGGGCATGATGGGGTGCTGCAGCAGAAAGGTCTCAGCATCCCGTTCCAGAGGCAAATTCACAGCAGTCTGTCAAGAGATGCTAGGGGTGAGGCCACAGCCCTGCACCTGGGAGGCAGACCCCTCCCCCTTGCTGTTCCCAGATAGGTGACCCCATCTTTCTTGGGCAAGTTCCCTACCATGAGAAGGCACACATGGGCCCTCTACTGGTTGAGCCTTGCAGTAGGGTGCCTGAGCCATGTGGGGTCCTCAGGCTTTTGCCCAGTGTCCCACCTCACCTTGATGTGCCCTCCTTCATATTCATAGGGATATCTGCAGTCCACAATCACAAACTTCTCCACAATGTTGCTGAATTTTCCGGTCAACAGGGCTACCATCTGCAGGTGGCGCCATCAGAAGGTCAGCTGGCAGCCAGGGACTGGCCTCGCCCTTTTGTTGGTCCATACATGTAGCCCATCCCCAGAGGAGGTCACAGCCAACAGTAGTCCAAAAGGCCCCTGGAAAATGACTTAACCCTGCTTACCGTTTCGGGTGAGATATATTTGAGGTCTTGGTGTTTGCCATCCACAGTCTGTAGAAGGAAGGCCTGAAGGGAAGGGATAAAAGAAACGAGAAAGTAAAATTGGTAAAAGCAGGAGCCTGAAAAGGAAGGGAGCTTTGTTCCCAAGTCCAGAGGTCACACCTGCTTTGGCCTTCAAATTCAGTTCTGGTTCCCATAGCAACCAAGAGGCACCTCCTAGGGCTGATAACCAGAGAACAATCTTCCAAGGGAAAGTGAAGAAGGGAATAGGAAACATGAACTTTCTGATTCCTGCCCCATAGGCCTACCATGTCcaggagtgaggcaggaggaggggcgACATGGATATAAGGTAGGAAATGTTCTCCAAGACTGAGGTACAATGGATGCCTAGACAGATCTGGATAAAGTCAGGAGACCAAGAAGAGCCAGAGGGAGAAGTCTGCATGGGAACATAGGATGCAAAGATaacaaaggacaaagaaaagaGAGTCCctagggggctagggatgtggctcaagtggtagcgcgcttgcctggcaggcctgcggcccagattcgatcctcagcaccacatacaaagatgttgtgtctgccgagaactaaaaaataaatattaaaacactctctctctctctctctctctcccccccttctctctcccactctctctttaaaaaaaaaaaaaaaaaaaaagagtccctggggagaggggaggaacaGAAGTAGCTCCAGGGGCAGGGGTCCCCAATTAGTAATAGGATAAGCCTCCTGAGGGTCCCATGCTGTGCTGGTACCTTGGAGTAATCTCCGATTAGCCCACGATGGTCACTGTCCAGGATGTTTTCGATCTCATCATGGCACAGGGACTTTGAGCGGAGGACACGGGCTTTCTAAGAGGCAAGGCAGAAGGATGCAGGGGTCAAGGGTGAGGCTATCTGATCTCTCGGTGCTACCATGCCCAGATTACCAGCTGTACCTTACCCTCTGCCATGAACGACCAAGTGAGTGGAACATCAAGGTGATAGTGACAGCCCAGTCCCAGGAGAAAGGCACTCACAGGTTCCTCaggctgctgctcctcctccagggGGTTCACACTCCTCCTCCGCTTATTTTGGACAGGCATGTCCCTGTCCTGGGGCCGCTCTAGCCTCTTAAGGATGGGTCGGATCACACTGCAGGGCATGGATGGAGAGCGGAAGAGCCGCTGGCACTTGCTGAACATGATGAGGTCCTGGCAAGGGTGGCAGGTCAGGGACATTCAATCCCTAATCCCTAATTCTACCCAGAGGGCAGGGCCACCCAGAGGGGGCCACCCCAGAGGCATACCTGTTCTTCTTCCTTATCCAAGGTCTTGACCAATGGGGCACTAATGAGGCTCTCCATGCCTGGGGGAACTACTTCATCATCCTAAGGTCAAATCAGCAAGAACATGGTCACAACCACAGGCACAAGTCAAACCCCTCAGGCCTGAATCCTCCAGCACAACTTTCTCTGTCCCCTCAGCAAATACCAGGCCAGCAACCCTCCCAGACCCTGCTAAGCTTCTCTACCTCTGGgtgcccccaccccccccaaaccCCCAGAGCTGCAGGGACCTACTTGCTATTGGGGCTTGTACTGAGCTGTGCACGTCCCTTCACCCTGCCCAGCTTCCCCTCCACTGTGGCACCAGTCACTTGCCCTTCTCTGATTGGCCAGAGATCAGACTGTTACTCAGTTACCTCAAATACTTCTTCTGACATTGAAATGAGGTCATGTCTTGCTGGTGGGGCTCAGAGCCTCTCTTTTGGGCCATCCCAGGGAGAGAGGTAGGGACCTGACAGGCCAAGACTGTTTACCTTTAAGTCACTCTCCAGAATGTCCACAAATCCATCATCTTCCTCAGTAGTTGCCTCAGCAGGGGTCAGAGAGCAGGACTGAGCCAAGGGGCTGGGCTCCTCTACTTCCATCTTATGCTCAGAGGTAAGACACTGCCAGAGTGACAAACACGCACAGGCTACTCAGTGGTGAGGAGGACCAGAGTCAGTCCTCAACCCCTTCCTTCTCAGTGCCTAGGGGGGTCCCACGCTACCCTTTCCTTCCCCCAAGCTACATCCTAAGGTCCCTCCAAAGGGTCAGCTCTCCTTATGTACCATCAGATCAGGGGCTGAGCTTGGCCTCTGGGTAAAGGCCTCTCTGCGGCTGGCCCACTGTGCCAGAGTATGGGCAGGGCTGGGATGCATGGGCTTCCATGGCATCTTGAAGACAAATCCATTCTGTGGGCGAGATGCAAGAGGAGGGGCATCACTGGATGCCAGAGAACCACCAGGCATGCATGCCCCCTTCTTTCCCTGGAGGTTTCCCACTTGGGCCTTCCAGAAGTagctcacattttctttgtcttcccCAGGACTGCCGGCAGCTCTGTCACCTGCCTCACTCTTCCTCCAGCTTTCCAGTGCTTGGGAGTTGGTGATGTTCCGTAACACAGGGCTGTGGCCCAGCAGCCGTGCCTAGGAAGCCAGGAAGGGCAGCAGATACTGAAGGCTGCATTTCTTGGCCACCACCCTAGACTCTATTCTCTTCTGCCCCTCCTCCAACTCCCCTGGCCTGCTCAGCCACATATGAAACCCTTCCCCAACCAACTGGGAGGTAGCCCTGGGATGCCTGTGCCCCTACCCAGTCAGCACCCCTATGTTTTCTGTTGGGTCTCAGAGGACACTTACGGGCAAGGACTGGAAACGTCTGATAGAAAACTGCTCACTGCAGAAGGAAACAAGGAAAGGTCAGAGCTAAAAGTCCCTGGGGACAGGGACTAAAGGCAGGGAAGATATCCCTCCCCTAGATCCCTTGACATCCCTGGGGGCCAGCCTATCATGGGCAGAGAGGGTGAGGGACACTTACTTTCGAATAATCCGGCTGGCTGCTTGGATGGCCTGCTCAAACCTAGAAGACAGAAGATGTGGCCCATCTTCCTCTACATCCCATTACCCAGCACTAGGCCACAAACCATAAGGCCCAAGGACCAGGGCTCAGGCCAGAgcaaagggagggggaggaagaggcccACTGTCAGTGGGGCCCAGGTATTGAGGAAGGGGAGATGAGAGGCAGCCTGGAATTTTAAAGGCTTCCCTGAATGGAAGAGGGCCCAGAGACAAGCAGTGAAGGAGACAGCTGGGGCAGGTCACAGGGTCATTGAGATATCACCAAGGCAACAGTCTCGCCAGCCTGCATACAAGCCTTCCACCTGTATGCAAATCACCTAAGTGGGGCCATATGGCTGCCAGGGAAGGCATCCATCCACCCCATGATGACGGCCATGGGCATCTAGCAATGTGAGTTTAGTCAGGGGTGGATGCCAGCAAGGCTGGGCTCTCCTCCCCCAGTGAGGAGCTGGTCTGGTTCCTTCCAGGACAGGGGCCTGCTTTAATGGCCCCCTGGACCAGCCCCAGTCTGCCACAGCAGACCCCCTAGTGACAAATGTACAGGGTCacatcctttcctccctcctatGGAATTTTCCAGGACCCAGCCTCTGTTCCAccccctcctcctgccttagaaGAGGCCAGCAGGCAAGGAATTCCAACAGATGTTCCTTTTGAAGCTAAAGCATAAGCTTCTGTATATAGGCCCCGCCCCCCAGCTATGTTACTGGAGACCACCTGCCATGGGGAACTCTGTGCATCTGTGCATgcacactaacacacacaccaGCTTCTTTCTGAGAAACTAACTGTCAAGGCAGGTGCAGGGGGGGAGGGACTCTGGGCCAAAGTATCAAGGGGTGTCCCTGTCCCCTCAAGAGAGGGCTGTGCTCAGCCAACTTGGCATCAGGATGACCAATTAATCTGCTTCATTTCCAATTTGCACCTAGTCCTTAGGGGTAAGGCAAGGGCAGCTCTGTGTTGCCCTCCACCCCCACTCAATTCTGTTTCCTGTTTGTGAACAAACCCTGTACCCCGCCCAGTCGGATCAAAAGCTAAGGGAGGAAACAGTCACTGCCCTAAACCCAAAGCCACAGTCCCCCGGCTCAGGCTGGGGATACCCAGCTGCCCCTACTAATGGTTGGCAGCTGCTCCACCTGCCTGGGCCTTAACAGCTGGATGGGAACAGCTGTCCTCTGGAAGGCACTACTCACAACCCCTAACAAAGGAAGAAGTATTCGTCCAGAGCAGAGACCACCAGCTCTCTTGACTTCCAGGGTTTGGCCAGAGAGTAAAGTGTAAAGTGTGTCATGAAACTAGAGATTGCTAATGGGCCAAGGGCCAAATCAGTCTGCAGCCAACAGTGTGCAACTTTGCCTAAAGCAAATTAAAGTTTTGAATTAGTGGGACCATACTTTTAGGTTGGtgtttctcaaacacacacacataatatgtaTGGGCAAACAAAGGGGACATATGGGCTTGGACTGAAAAACAGACTTGGCTAGTGGGAGCCATCCTCTGCTCCCAGGGAACGCTTTCCCTACCATTCCTGAGCCCACTCTCATCTGGTTTCCATAAAAGCAGACCCTTCCCTGAAACAGGGAGCAAGGTCTGGGAAGGTCAACTAGCCCCAGACAAATGTTGAGGGATCTGACTACTTTCCCTGGCCTCTCCACTGAGTTTAGTAGAACTAGGATTCCCAAAAGTAAGTGGTGAGTCCTTGGTAGTAGGGATCCACCCCCCTTCTCTACTCACGTCTGTTCTGTCATCTGGGGGTCCATAGGGCTGGGGGAATCCATGCAGAGACCTAAGGGGACAGAACACCTTGATCTGAAAGTagtattttttatatactttccCCACAGCatccaaagaagagaaaaataaacgtGTTTCTATTTTAAATCTGGACactttattttaaacaatgaaacaaaaacctACCCATGGCTCCGGAGGGTGACACACTATCCATCAAAAGGCACAGGGCTTGGCTCCCTGTTCgctatggaaactcctctacgtATATTTTTCTAAGCATTTTTCTTAAATTGGTTTAAAATACTTTGGAAGACACAACAGCTTTTTAGGAAAACATTCCAGACTATAAGAGAATGCTCTAAAAGACCAACTTTCAACTGTAAACGCCTTCCAGGTGGGGCTGCGGTTTAGAGACTTTGGCGCCTGGTTTTAAATAGGTTAAGATCTCACCTTCCGCAGAGGGCCCCACCCTCTTACCCTCTCCACAGAATGGACTGGGTGTGGTGAGCCTCATCAGAGGTATGTCTTCCAACTTTGTGGGCAGGTTAGGGGAAGCTGCTAGGCCTTTCAGGTTGTAGGAAGGATGTTAATCTGAAGGGCAGGGAAGTCAAGAGGCCCAAGCAGTTCCCCCACTCTCCTGGCACTTGGGGACCTCCCCCAGGGACCCTGGGTCTCACCTGCGTCAGAAAATTCAGAGGACTCTGATGACAGGGATGATTCAGATCCCCGCCTTGACAGGGATAGGTGTGTCAGCCGGCTTCGAAAGGGCAGACTCTTTGGGTTCTcgctggggagggagaagggacccaggaaaggagaaagataaaTATGTAGAACTCAAGGGCTGGTCGGCTCCTATTCCCGCATTCCACCACCTCTGAAGGGCCCATCCAGCCTCTACAATGTCCCAGGGAGCCCCTTCACTGAGAGAAGAACTTGTGGGAGGTGATCCCATCAGGTCTACCCCTCCTCTCAGATCAGCAAGGCTCAATCTATTAATTGTCTTGTCTGGATTGATTGTTTTAGGAAAAATTCTCCAAGGTGCAGGGAGAGATGAATCAATCCAGGGACAAGAGCAAGAAGGCTGGGCTTGGGGCCCAGAGGGGTCAGAGAGGGGGACAGCAAAGTAGCTGGAGAGTAGCTTCCCCAGCTCTCAGACCCACATCCATTCATGCTCCTTCCAGGAAGGAGGGCCAAGACCTAGGTCTCTATTGCTGCCGGCATCCCAACCAGCACCCTCCTGCCTCCCTACACAGTCTTAGGGAGCAGGATCCTTCTTTAATCACTAACCCTGGGGGCAGAATGGGGTGGTGCAGGGAACAGAGGGTCCAACCGGTGAGAACCACAGCTATGCCACCCTCAGGTTCCCCCTCTAGGCCCGGAATTAGATTCCCTGCCTGGGGCAAAATGGTGGCTGTTGGGGCAGTGATTAGGGAGACAGCGTGGTAGAGACGAAacgagggagggggagggggaaaagggTCCTCATCAGGTCACCTGGAGGGTGTAAGCCACAGTCTCTGCCCTTGCCCTGGACTCCTGAAGCAGGGGCAAGGGTGCCTCTGCTCTGTCGGGAAGCCTCCCCACTCCACCTTTTAGATTGGGCTCCCGTGCCCAGTGTCCCAGGATCCTAGTCCTGGCCTCCTTCATTTCCACGCCCGGCTTTCTCAGGGCCTCCTACCTGCCGAGCCCGGCGAGATTGTGCATGGTCTGGGTCAGGGTGGTGACTGGAGACTTAGAGACCGCAAGCTCCGGGGACTCCAGGAGACCATGAGTCCCCAGCCAGAGGCCCGGGAGGTGGCCGGGACGCTGGGCGCTCTCGCGTACGCCGGCAGGATTAGGAGCCGAGCTTGGCGCAGGCTCGGGCTGGGGCACCTCCATCGCGGCGGGGCGGGCAAAAGCTGG from Ictidomys tridecemlineatus isolate mIctTri1 chromosome 5, mIctTri1.hap1, whole genome shotgun sequence includes:
- the Cdc25b gene encoding M-phase inducer phosphatase 2 isoform X1, yielding MEVPQPEPAPSSAPNPAGVRESAQRPGHLPGLWLGTHGLLESPELAVSKSPVTTLTQTMHNLAGLGSENPKSLPFRSRLTHLSLSRRGSESSLSSESSEFSDAGLCMDSPSPMDPQMTEQTFEQAIQAASRIIRNEQFSIRRFQSLPARLLGHSPVLRNITNSQALESWRKSEAGDRAAGSPGEDKENVSYFWKAQVGNLQGKKGACMPGGSLASSDAPPLASRPQNGFVFKMPWKPMHPSPAHTLAQWASRREAFTQRPSSAPDLMCLTSEHKMEVEEPSPLAQSCSLTPAEATTEEDDGFVDILESDLKDDEVVPPGMESLISAPLVKTLDKEEEQDLIMFSKCQRLFRSPSMPCSVIRPILKRLERPQDRDMPVQNKRRRSVNPLEEEQQPEEPKARVLRSKSLCHDEIENILDSDHRGLIGDYSKAFLLQTVDGKHQDLKYISPETMVALLTGKFSNIVEKFVIVDCRYPYEYEGGHIKTAVNLPLERDAETFLLQHPIMPCNLDKRIILIFHCEFSSERGPRMCRFIRERDRAANDYPSLYYPEMYILKGGYKEFFPQHPNFCEPQNYRPMNHEAFKEELRTFRLKTRSWAGERSRRELCSRLQDQ
- the Cdc25b gene encoding M-phase inducer phosphatase 2 isoform X4 encodes the protein MEVPQPEPAPSSAPNPAGVRESAQRPGHLPGLWLGTHGLLESPELAVSKSPVTTLTQTMHNLAGLGSENPKSLPFRSRLTHLSLSRRGSESSLSSESSEFSDAGLCMDSPSPMDPQMTEQTFEQAIQAASRIIRNEQFSIRRFQSLPARLLGHSPVLRNITNSQALESWRKSEAGDRAAGSPGEDKENNGFVFKMPWKPMHPSPAHTLAQWASRREAFTQRPSSAPDLMCLTSEHKMEVEEPSPLAQSCSLTPAEATTEEDDGFVDILESDLKDDEVVPPGMESLISAPLVKTLDKEEEQDLIMFSKCQRLFRSPSMPCSVIRPILKRLERPQDRDMPVQNKRRRSVNPLEEEQQPEEPKARVLRSKSLCHDEIENILDSDHRGLIGDYSKAFLLQTVDGKHQDLKYISPETTAVNLPLERDAETFLLQHPIMPCNLDKRIILIFHCEFSSERGPRMCRFIRERDRAANDYPSLYYPEMYILKGGYKEFFPQHPNFCEPQNYRPMNHEAFKEELRTFRLKTRSWAGERSRRELCSRLQDQ
- the Cdc25b gene encoding M-phase inducer phosphatase 2 isoform X5, with the protein product MDSPSPMDPQMTEQTFEQAIQAASRIIRNEQFSIRRFQSLPARLLGHSPVLRNITNSQALESWRKSEAGDRAAGSPGEDKENNGFVFKMPWKPMHPSPAHTLAQWASRREAFTQRPSSAPDLMCLTSEHKMEVEEPSPLAQSCSLTPAEATTEEDDGFVDILESDLKDDEVVPPGMESLISAPLVKTLDKEEEQDLIMFSKCQRLFRSPSMPCSVIRPILKRLERPQDRDMPVQNKRRRSVNPLEEEQQPEEPKARVLRSKSLCHDEIENILDSDHRGLIGDYSKAFLLQTVDGKHQDLKYISPETMVALLTGKFSNIVEKFVIVDCRYPYEYEGGHIKTAVNLPLERDAETFLLQHPIMPCNLDKRIILIFHCEFSSERGPRMCRFIRERDRAANDYPSLYYPEMYILKGGYKEFFPQHPNFCEPQNYRPMNHEAFKEELRTFRLKTRSWAGERSRRELCSRLQDQ
- the Cdc25b gene encoding M-phase inducer phosphatase 2 isoform X2; translated protein: MEVPQPEPAPSSAPNPAGVRESAQRPGHLPGLWLGTHGLLESPELAVSKSPVTTLTQTMHNLAGLGSENPKSLPFRSRLTHLSLSRRGSESSLSSESSEFSDAGLCMDSPSPMDPQMTEQTFEQAIQAASRIIRNEQFSIRRFQSLPARLLGHSPVLRNITNSQALESWRKSEAGDRAAGSPGEDKENNGFVFKMPWKPMHPSPAHTLAQWASRREAFTQRPSSAPDLMCLTSEHKMEVEEPSPLAQSCSLTPAEATTEEDDGFVDILESDLKDDEVVPPGMESLISAPLVKTLDKEEEQDLIMFSKCQRLFRSPSMPCSVIRPILKRLERPQDRDMPVQNKRRRSVNPLEEEQQPEEPKARVLRSKSLCHDEIENILDSDHRGLIGDYSKAFLLQTVDGKHQDLKYISPETMVALLTGKFSNIVEKFVIVDCRYPYEYEGGHIKTAVNLPLERDAETFLLQHPIMPCNLDKRIILIFHCEFSSERGPRMCRFIRERDRAANDYPSLYYPEMYILKGGYKEFFPQHPNFCEPQNYRPMNHEAFKEELRTFRLKTRSWAGERSRRELCSRLQDQ
- the Cdc25b gene encoding M-phase inducer phosphatase 2 isoform X3, encoding MRSENPKSLPFRSRLTHLSLSRRGSESSLSSESSEFSDAGLCMDSPSPMDPQMTEQTFEQAIQAASRIIRNEQFSIRRFQSLPARLLGHSPVLRNITNSQALESWRKSEAGDRAAGSPGEDKENVSYFWKAQVGNLQGKKGACMPGGSLASSDAPPLASRPQNGFVFKMPWKPMHPSPAHTLAQWASRREAFTQRPSSAPDLMCLTSEHKMEVEEPSPLAQSCSLTPAEATTEEDDGFVDILESDLKDDEVVPPGMESLISAPLVKTLDKEEEQDLIMFSKCQRLFRSPSMPCSVIRPILKRLERPQDRDMPVQNKRRRSVNPLEEEQQPEEPKARVLRSKSLCHDEIENILDSDHRGLIGDYSKAFLLQTVDGKHQDLKYISPETMVALLTGKFSNIVEKFVIVDCRYPYEYEGGHIKTAVNLPLERDAETFLLQHPIMPCNLDKRIILIFHCEFSSERGPRMCRFIRERDRAANDYPSLYYPEMYILKGGYKEFFPQHPNFCEPQNYRPMNHEAFKEELRTFRLKTRSWAGERSRRELCSRLQDQ